The proteins below come from a single Rosa rugosa chromosome 2, drRosRugo1.1, whole genome shotgun sequence genomic window:
- the LOC133728557 gene encoding T-complex protein 1 subunit gamma has protein sequence MQSQVLVLKDSLKRESGSKVHHANIQASKAVADIIRTTLGPRSMLKMLLDASGGIVVTNDGNAILRELDLAHPAAKSMIELSRTQDEEVGDGTTSVIILAGEMLHVAEAFIDQHFHPTVICRAYNKALEDAIAVLDKIAMTIDVTDRATMLGLIKSCIGTKFTGQFGDLIADLALDATRIVGVDLGQGLREVDIKKYIKVEKVPGGQLEDSVVLKGVMINKDVIAPGKMRRKIVNPRIMLLDCPLEYKKGENQTNAELLKEEDWGLLLKLEEEYIEGLCVQILKFKPDVVITEKGLSDLACHYLSKAGVTAIRRLRKTDNNRIAKACGAVIVNRPDELQESDIGTGAGLFEVKKIGDEFFTFIVDCKDPKACTVLLRGPSKDMLNEVERNLQDAMAVARNILKNPKLVPGGGAAELTVSATLKQKSSSIEGIEKWPYEAAAVAFEAIPRTLAQNCGVNVIRTMTALQGKHANGENAWIGIDGNTGAMTDVKEKKIWDAYNVKAQTFKTAIESACLLLRIDDIVSGIKKKQPAGSKAPSKPQVETEGDADNEQIIPE, from the exons ATGCAATCCCAAGTGCTCGTTCTCA AGGACTCTTTGAAGCGGGAGTCTGGGAGTAAAGTGCACCATGCTAATATCCAGGCTTCAAAG GCTGTTGCTGACATCATCCGTACAACCTTGGGACCGAGGTCCATGTTAAAGATGCTACTGGATGCTAGTGGAG GTATTGTAGTAACCAATGATGGAAATGCCATTCTGCGAGAATTGGATCTTGCGCACCCAGCAGCAAAG TCGATGATTGAATTAAGCCGCACACAAGATGAAGAAGTCGGTGATGGAACAACATCTGTCATTATTCTTG CTGGTGAGATGTTACACGTTGCCGAAGCATTTATTGACCAGCATTTTCATCCTACTGTCATTTGCCGAG CCTACAATAAAGCCCTGGAAGATGCTATTGCTGTGCTTGACAAAATAGCAATGACCATTGACGTGACAGATC GTGCAACAATGTTGGGGCTGATTAAAAGTTGTATCGGTACAAAGTTCACTGGTCAGTTCGGAGATTTAATTGCT GATTTAGCCCTTGATGCCACTAGAATAGTTGGAGTGGACCTCGGCCAGGGTTTACGAGAAGTGGATATTAAAAAGTACATCAAGGTTGAGAAGGTTCCTGGTGGCCAGTTGGAAGATTCAGTGGTTCTGAAAGGAGTAATGATTAACAAAGATGTCATTGCTCCTGGAAAAATGAGAAGAAAGATTGTCAATCCGCGGATCATGCTTCTTGATTGTCCTCTTGAGTATAAGAAAGGCGAGAACCAAACAAATGCTGAGTTGCTTAAAGAGGAAGATTGGGGACTCCTCCTGAAGTTAGAAGAAGAATACATTGAGGGCCTCTGTGTGCAGATATTGAAGTTCAAACCAGATGTTGTGATTACAGAAAAGGGGCTCAGTGACCTGGCATGCCATTATCTGAGCAAGGCCGGTGTTACTGCAATTAGGAGGTTGAGAAAAACAGATAATAACAGAATTGCCAAGGCTTGTGGGGCAGTTATTGTCAACAGACCCGATGAACTGCAAGAATCTGATATTGGTACTGGGGCTGGATTATTTGAGGTTAAAAAAATTGGAGATGAGTTCTTTACATTCATCGTTGATTGCAAAGATCCCAAGGCATGTACAGTACTCTTAAGAGGTCCGAGTAAGGATATGTTAAACGAAGTGGAAAGAAATTTACAG GATGCCATGGCAGTAGCAAGAAATATCCTGAAGAATCCAAAACTTGTTCCTGGTGGTGGTGCCGCAGAGTTGACTGTTTCTGCTACACTGAAGCAAAAGAGCTCATCTATTGAAGGTATAGAAAAG TGGCCATATGAAGCTGCTGCTGTAGCTTTTGAGGCTATACCACGAACATTGGCTCAGAACTGTGGGGTTAATGTCATTAGAACGATGACAGCGCTGCAAGGAAAG CACGCAAATGGTGAAAATGCATGGATTGGCATAGATGGTAACACTGGTGCCATGACTGAcgtaaaagagaaaaag ATCTGGGATGCCTACAATGTGAAGGCACAGACCTTTAAGACAGCCATAGAAAGTGCTTGCCTACTTCTCAGAATTGATGACATTGTGAGTGGGATTAAGAAGAAGCAGCCTGCTGGAAGCAAAGCTCCTTCAAAGCCTCAAGTTGAGACAGAAGGAGATGCAGATAATGAGCAAATAATTCCTGAGTGA
- the LOC133732333 gene encoding BAHD acyltransferase At5g47980-like, translating to MMKFEVIRSENIKPSSPTPHYLKHFKLSLLDQLAPVAYEPLVLFYPYNDRDVTFTPAKRSLWMKKSLSETLTRFYPFAGRIKENISIECFDDGVDYVEARVHGLLSTLLAQPDAEALRQLLPVEIESPKAGTGPLLLVQENFFDCGGLAIGVCMSRKLGDAASLSTFIMSWAASALGFSQALLPDFNASFRFPPMDCSSGHNSAVDHIIEKRTNGCVTKRFVFYASKIGALQTKAASANVKQPTHSEAVTALIWRCAVAAASRSSLLHKFPPKLSVLSQSVDIRKRVVPPLSDDSIGNLVGYFAAQAKESELELQGLVAQLRKGLNEASNYCAERLKGSDGSRVIIESFKESDDFIHRDDIMNFHVCTGLSDYKLLYEVNFGWGRPIWVSNIPSGLNRNVASLVSTREDDGTEAWVTLSEGDMETFEQNQELLAFAVVNPSVLEPIALKSAL from the coding sequence ATGATGAAGTTTGAGGTAATCAGAAGTGAAAACATTAAGCCATCTTCTCCAACCCCCCATTATCTCAAACACTTCAAGCTTTCCCTTTTAGACCAACTTGCTCCTGTTGCTTATGAGCCCTTGGTTCTCTTCTACCCCTACAATGATCGTGACGTTACATTCACACCTGCAAAGAGATCCCTCTGGATGAAGAAGTCACTGTCTGAAACTCTGACTCGTTTCTACCCTTTTGCTGgaagaatcaaagaaaacatCTCAATCGAATGCTTCGATGATGGTGTTGACTATGTGGAAGCTCGTGTCCATGGCCTTCTCTCCACCCTTTTAGCACAACCTGATGCCGAGGCACTGAGGCAGCTCCTTCCGGTAGAGATTGAGTCCCCGAAAGCAGGGACCGGGCCTCTGCTTCTTGTTCAGGAGAACTTTTTTGATTGTGGTGGATTGGCAATTGGTGTGTGCATGTCACGGAAGTTGGGTGATGCAGCCTCGCTGAGCACATTCATTATGTCATGGGCTGCTAGTGCTCTTGGATTTAGTCAAGCACTGCTTCCCGATTTCAACGCCTCATTTCGGTTCCCACCAATGGATTGTTCCTCTGGCCACAACTCTGCTGTGGATCATATCATCGAGAAGAGAACGAATGGTTGTGTCACAAAGAGGTTTGTGTTTTATGCATCAAAGATTGGCGCCCTTCAGACTAAAGCAGCCAGTGCAAATGTGAAACAGCCCACGCATTCGGAAGCTGTCACAGCTCTCATTTGGAGATGTGCAGTGGCTGCAGCCTCAAGATCAAGCTTACTGCACAAGTTTCCTCCTAAGCTCTCTGTGTTGTCCCAATCAGTGGATATTCGCAAAAGGGTTGTGCCCCCTTTGTCGGATGACTCTATAGGGAACCTTGTGGGATACTTTGCTGCACAGGCAAAAGAGAGTGAGTTGGAGCTGCAAGGCTTGGTTGCTCAACTAAGGAAAGGGCTCAACGAGGCGAGCAACTATTGTGCCGAAAGACTTAAAGGGAGTGATGGATCTCGGGTGATTATCGAATCTTTCAAAGAGTCAGATGATTTCATCCATAGAGATGACATTATGAACTTTCATGTCTGCACAGGTTTGAGTGATTATAAGTTATTGTATGAGGTGAATTTTGGGTGGGGAAGGCCAATTTGGGTGAGTAATATTCCTAGTGGTTTAAACAGAAATGTAGCATCATTGGTGAGCACAAGAGAGGATGATGGAACAGAGGCTTGGGTGACTTTGAGTGAGGGAGACATGGAAACTTTTGAACAGAACCAGGAGCTTCTTGCATTTGCTGTGGTGAATCCAAGTGTCTTGGAACCCATTGCATTGAAGTCTGCTCTCTAA
- the LOC133732355 gene encoding beta-amyrin 28-monooxygenase-like, whose amino-acid sequence MEPLYLTIIVIVTTIVLIILTYPKNSSSNHTNLPPGSFGWPILGETLEFLFGKPDKFVEKRMKKYSSHVFKTRILGENVAVFCGPIGNKFIFSNEQKLVTAWRPYSLQKLMRSYQQSDQTSPTPTPTLKPTQNETTVIRTPGFFKPEALARFLGVMDMTTKQQLKTHWEGKSKVQVYPLSKIFTLALASRFFLGIEDYDCVTKLVQEFDDVSLGLHCIPLNFPGTIFNRASKGAAAIRKQIISIIKEKKAAALLSGKPGRDILSYMIASTDSSGKFMPETELADKVMGLLTAGYSTVASALTFVMKFVGERPDIYNKILAEQMEIANSKKPDDTLNWDDIQKMKYSWNVACEAMRFFPPLQGTFREAITDISFEGYTIPKGWKIYWTVSSTNKNPEYFPNPEKFDPTRYEEGSAQVPFTYVPFGGGPRLCPGKEYARLAILTFLHNVVMKFKWEIMLLNEKMIGDMIPTPAQGLPVLLKPH is encoded by the exons ATGGAGCCTCTTTATCTTACTATCATAGTCATTGTTACCACCATTGTTCTTAtcattctcacttaccccaaaAACTCTAGCTCCAACCACACCAACCTTCCCCCGGGCAGTTTCGGATGGCCAATTCTCGGGGAAACACTTGAATTCTTGTTTGGAAAGCCTGACAAATTTGTGGAGAAAAGGATGAAAAAGTACTCCTCTCATGTTTTCAAGACAAGAATTCTGGGTGAAAATGTTGCAGTATTTTGTGGCCCTATTGGAAACAAGTTCATTTTTTCCAATGAGCAAAAACTTGTCACTGCTTGGCGCCCATATTCCCTCCAAAAGCTGATGCGTTCATACCAACAATCAGATCAAACCTCACCAACACCAACCCCAACTCTCAAGCCGACCCAAAACGAAACCACAGTAATCCGAACACCGGGTTTCTTCAAGCCTGAAGCTTTGGCTAGGTTCTTGGGGGTCATGGACATGACCACCAAGCAACAACTCAAGACACATTGGGAAGGAAAGAGCAAAGTACAAGTCTATCCTTTGTCCAAAATCTTCACCTTGGCTCTGGCTAGTAGATTCTTTCTGGGTATTGAGGACTATGACTGTGTGACTAAACTAGTCCAAGAGTTTGATGATGTGTCTTTGGGCCTCCATTGCATCCCTTTGAATTTTCCAGGAACTATTTTCAATAGGGCAAGTAAAGGAGCTGCTGCTATAAGGAAGCAGATCATATCCATCATCAAGGAGAAGAAAGCTGCTGCTTTGTTAAGTGGGAAGCCAGGGCGTGACATACTTTCTTACATGATTGCAAGTACTGATTCTTCAGGCAAGTTCATGCCTGAAACCGAGCTTGCTGATAAGGTCATGGGTTTGCTCACTGCTGGTTATAGCACAGTTGCTAGTGCTTTAACCTTTGTCATGAAATTTGTTGGAGAAAGACCAGATATCTACAACAAGATACTTGCAG AGCAAATGGAGATAGCAAACTCAAAGAAACCAGATGACACTCTAAACTGGGATGACATACAGAAGATGAAATATTCATGGAATGTTGCTTGTGAGGCAATGAGGTTCTTTCCACCTCTTCAAGGAACATTTAGAGAGGCCATCACTGATATCTCCTTTGAAGGCTATACCATTCCAAAGGGTTGGAAG ATATATTGGACGGTGAGTTCAACAAATAAGAACCCAGAATACTTTCCCAACCCAGAGAAGTTTGATCCTACAAGATATGAGGAGGGAAGTGCACAAGTGCCGTTCACATACGTCCCATTTGGGGGAGGACCAAGACTGTGCCCTGGAAAAGAGTACGCCAGGCTAGCAATACTCACTTTTCTTCACAATGTAGTGATGAAGTTCAAATGGGAGATCATGCTTCTCAATGAGAAGATGATAGGTGATATGATTCCTACACCAGCTCAAGGACTTCCAGTTCTCCTCAAACCACATTAA
- the LOC133728558 gene encoding SEED MATURATION PROTEIN 1 has protein sequence MAKSKDDIKYATSQARLSEDEAVRVAYEHGTPLEGGKIAQSERVDLFPAAHNISKSTESHSHDDPNRQPQDSSNQSQMRREPADNIQVGHESNTNSARFPKKTAPSLNTK, from the coding sequence ATGGCAAAGAGCAAGGATGACATAAAGTATGCGACTTCACAAGCGAGGCTTAGTGAAGATGAAGCAGTGAGAGTTGCTTACGAGCATGGAACACCTCTTGAAGGTGGAAAGATAGCCCAGTCTGAGCGTGTTGATCTATTTCCGGCTGCTCATAACATTTCCAAGAGCACCGAGTCTCATAGTCATGATGATCCAAATCGACAACCACAAGATTCTAGCAATCAGTCCCAGATGCGACGTGAGCCTGCTGATAATATACAAGTTGGTCATGAATCTAACACCAATAGTGCTAGGTTTCCCAAGAAGACTGCACCTTCTCTAAATACCAAATAG
- the LOC133728556 gene encoding vinorine synthase-like: MDTQMKVEIIERKIIKPSSPTPHHLRNFELSFFDQMAITIYTPLLLFFPNTTASKLEICEHLTESLGKTLTHFYPLAGRMKGNTVVECNDDGAEFVKAQVTCSLSDFLENPEAEILEQFLPAEILSKEAGTGPLLLVQVNLFECGGMAIGFSISHKIADASTLSTFINCWAQVTNTTSTDSEVMLPEFGSASLFPPQDFSNDSSQPPALVYSKKNINITRRYVFDASNISALQSKVASSAVPQPTRVEAISALIWKCAVEASTSKSGSQRPSVFSQDVNLRKRVVPPLPENFAGNVVGFYRSKAEVEDGTSVAIDLKDLVSKFREGIENYAAITKTIFGSDEAWQGIKDTYKNLKKSDDMEFYSCTSWCRFPFYEVDFGWGKPKWVSIASVSIENIIVLLDKRDGNGIEAWLTMKQENMAFFESSTELLAYASVNPSVT; encoded by the exons ATGGATACACAGATGAAGGTTGAAATCATTGAGAGGAAAATAATTAAGCCATCCTCCCCAACTCCTCATCATCTTAGAAATTTTGAGCTGTCATTTTTCGATCAGATGGCAATTACAATTTACACTCCACTCCTTCTCTTCTTTCCAAATACTACTGCTAGTAAGCTTGAAATATGTGAGCATCTAACAGAATCATTAGGTAAAACTCTCACTCACTTCTACCCTTTAGCAGGAAGAATGAAAGGTAATACAGTGGTCGAATGTAATGATGATGGAGCTGAATTTGTCAAAGCGCAAGTCACCTGTTCCTTATCAGATTTTCTAGAAAATCCAGAAGCCGAGATATTAGAACAGTTCCTTCCAGCTGAGATTTTATCCAAGGAGGCAGGGACTGGTCCTTTGCTTCTTGTGCAAGTCAACTTGTTCGAGTGTGGTGGAATGGCAATTGGGTTTAGCATTTCACATAAGATTGCTGATGCCTCCACACTGTCCACATTCATCAATTGCTGGGCTCAAGTAACAAATACAACCAGTACTGATAGTGAG GTAATGCTACCAGAATTTGGTTCGGCATCTCTCTTTCCACCACAAGATTTCTCTAATGACTCCTCACAGCCACCAGCCCTAGTATACTCCAAAAAGAACATCAATATAACAAGGAGGTATGTGTTTGATGCCTCAAACATTTCTGCTCTACAATCTAAAGTGGCTAGTTCAGCTGTGCCACAACCTACACGTGTAGAAGCGATTTCAGCACTCATTTGGAAATGTGCAGTCGAAGCATCAACATCAAAATCAGGATCTCAAAGGCCATCAGTGTTCAGCCAAGATGTGAACTTGCGTAAAAGGGTTGTGCCGCCTTTGCCTGAAAATTTTGCTGGGAATGTTGTAGGTTTTTATAGATCAAAGGCTGAAGTTGAAGACGGTACTAGTGTGGCCATAGATCTAAAAGACTTGGTTTCTAAATTCAGGGAAGGGATTGAAAACTATGCTGCTATAACAAAAACCATATTTGGTTCTGATGAAGCATGGCAAGGGATCAAAGATACGTACAAGAACCTGAAAAAAAGTGATGACATGGAGTTCTACAGCTGCACAAGTTGGTGTAGGTTTCCTTTTTATGAAGTAGATTTTGGATGGGGAAAGCCAAAATGGGTGAGCATTGCTAGTGTTTCaattgaaaatattattgtttTGTTGGATAAAAGAGATGGGAATGGAATAGAAGCATGGTTGACTATGAAACAAGAAAACATGGCCTTTTTTGAGAGCAGTACAGAGCTGCTTGCATATGCTTCTGTAAATCCAAGTGTCACCTAA
- the LOC133728555 gene encoding BAHD acyltransferase At5g47980-like, whose amino-acid sequence MECLCYENSAWSKMGSEIKVEVIHKETIIPSSPTPPHLESLSLSVFDQLQPEFYVPLLLFYPNSSNEINIDHHSLAAERSSLLKTSLSKTLTHFYPFAGKFEYNVSISCNDHGAAFLQAQVNCPISTVLEKPDHEVLKQLLPADIASTQEVAGHLLLVQANFFECGGMAIGVNISHKVGDAFTFSKFINSWAAVSFGSSASDHIVVPAVEFGVVASLCPPLDFFNSRQPIVEFAKEKSVTERFVFEASKIDALKSKAASSTVPNPTRVEVVSALIWKCATEASRSNLGSVRPSVWCQVVNMRKRSGQPLTENSLGNFVWYFASMTMESEIDLQSLVAKFRKGIEEFKEKYPNGVSPQDVCQTIQESGNLMTKDGIDNYSCSSWCRFPFYEANFGWGTPSWVSIRTMAAKNTIQLTDTRDGKGIEVSLALKEEDMAIIGSNEELLAYTSLNPAAI is encoded by the coding sequence ATGGAGTGTCTTTGTTATGAGAACTCAGCGTGGAGCAAGATGGGTTCAGAGATCAAGGTTGAAGTCATTCACAAAGAAACAATCATACCATCCTCTCCAACTCCTCCCCACCTTGAAAGTTTGAGCCTCTCTGTTTTTGATCAGCTTCAACCTGAATTTTATGTCCCACTTCTTCTCTTCTATCCCAACAGTAGCAATGAGATCAATATTGATCACCATTCTTTGGCTGCTGAAAGATCCAGCCTTCTAAAAACATCATTGTCTAAAACCCTTACTCACTTCTACCCCTTTGCAGGAAAATTTGAATATAATGTTTCGATAAGTTGCAATGATCATGGGGCAGCATTTCTTCAAGCCCAAGTGAACTGTCCCATATCCACAGTTCTGGAAAAACCTGATCACGAGGTTTTAAAACAACTGCTTCCAGCTGATATAGCATCTACACAAGAAGTCGCAGGCCACCTTCTACTAGTGCAGGCCAACTTCTTTGAATGTGGTGGGATGGCAATTGGAGTCAACATCTCACATAAGGTCGGTGATGCTTTTACATTCAGCAAATTCATTAATAGCTGGGCTGCAGTTTCCTTTGGCTCCAGTGCTAGTGATCATATAGTGGTTCCAGCTGTAGAATTTGGTGTTGTGGCTTCTCTCTGTCCACCGCTAGATTTCTTCAACTCGCGACAACCTATTGTTGAATTTGCTAAAGAAAAATCGGTCACAGAAAGATTTGTGTTTGAAGCCTCAAAGATTGATGCTCTTAAGTCCAAAGCTGCTAGCTCCACTGTGCCAAATCCTACGCGTGTTGAAGTTGTATCTGCACTCATTTGGAAATGTGCCACGGAAGCATCAAGATCAAACTTGGGTTCTGTGAGGCCATCTGTGTGGTGTCAAGTGGTGAACATGCGGAAAAGATCAGGGCAGCCCTTGACAGAGAACTCACTGGGAAATTTTGTTTGGTACTTTGCATCAATGACAATGGAAAGTGAAATAGATCTCCAAAGCTTGGTTGCTAAATTCAGGAAAGGCATTGAggaatttaaagaaaaatatcCTAATGGAGTTAGTCCGCAGGACGTATGTCAAACCATACAGGAATCTGGGAACCTCATGACAAAGGATGGTATAGACAATTATAGTTGCAGCAGCTGGTGCAGATTTCCCTTCTATGAAGCCAATTTTGGATGGGGTACGCCATCATGGGTGAGTATCCGTACTATGGCAGCAAAAAACACAATTCAATTGACAGATACGAGAGATGGAAAGGGTATAGAAGTGTCCTTGGCTTTGAAAGAAGAAGATATGGCCATAATTGGTAGTAATGAGGAGCTGCTTGCATATACATCTCTAAATCCAGCTGCTATTTAG